A stretch of Acropora palmata chromosome 9, jaAcrPala1.3, whole genome shotgun sequence DNA encodes these proteins:
- the LOC141892437 gene encoding lactadherin-like, producing the protein MQNYLDLTLFFSSLFFTIAAGFSAECRTSFSNKDHVLIGHVMRTLKSKSFEKCTFSCELDSRCFSVNYFLWDKTCELNNASANSSPGHLVSRKGVVCIDMVIRKDDPCVSMRCGNGGTCVVSSKVQCNCVQGFIGPRCENLQDALGMESGYIKNEQITAASAKQGFDAWKGRLNGESCWIPGRLSSTEYISVTFSSAKTIKAIAMQGAPKQDCWVTTYKVEWQYGDSSSVFQKLFKGNNDKNTVVINNLTPAINATVVHIFPQNWSSCVAMRLELCGF; encoded by the exons ATGCAAAATTATTTGGACctgactttgtttttctcaagtCTCTTTTTCACAATAGCTGCTGGCTTCAGTGCTGAATGCAGGAcaagtttttcaaacaaagatcaCGTGCTAATTGGTCATGTCATGCGAACCTTGAAAAGCAAAAGTTTTGAGAAATGCACATTTTCTTGTGAGCTCGATTCGCGATGCTTCagtgtcaattattttttatggGACAAAACCTGTGAATTAAACAACGCTTCGGCAAATTCTTCACCAGGCCATTTGGTTTCAAGAAAGGGAGTGGTTTGCATAGATATGGTAATCAGGAAAGATGACCCATGTGTGAGCATGCGCTGTGGGAATGGAGGAACGTGCGTCGTTAGTTCCAAAGTACAGTGCAATTGTGTCCAGGGATTTATTGGACCTCGATGTGAAA ATTTACAAGACGCCCTCGGAATGGAAAGTGGCTACATAAAAAACGAGCAAATCACAGCTGCATCCGCAAAGCAAGGGTTCGATGCGTGGAAAGGACGTCTAAATGGCGAGTCTTGTTGGATCCCTGGAAGACTTTCAAGTACCGAGTACATTTCTGTTACCTTCTCAAGCGCTAAGACCATAAAAGCCATAGCAATGCAAGGAGCACCAAAACAAGATTGCTGGGTTACCACTTACAAAGTTGAATGGCAATATGGCGACTCTTCATCGGTTTTCCAAAAG CTCTTCAAAGGAAACAATGACAAGAACACTGTGGTTATAAACAATCTGACGCCTGCAATCAATGCGACAGTGGTGCACATTTTCCCTCAGAACTGGTCCTCTTGTGTAGCAATGAGGCTGGAATTGTGCGGATTCTAG
- the LOC141892434 gene encoding neuropilin-1a-like — protein MMIIFTGGCSQLALLEAATLVFLSIHCWQRTAGDDACRITRSVSEFALSEHVIFSLRGKRLASCVATCDRDARCLSINYYATLKRCDFNDKTAELYPSDLKPTEGAVYITMVSRDYKQSPPCVGVCLPITAGSLVRGCRCTENAIGLNDSCSKPLGMEDGSIKDQMISVSSTHSTSKKAWGRLHNTKGSWTPNDDNTLQWFQVNFQPEVKRIMQIATQGNGNSHYWVKKYYIMFQKQGAPNLERYVESNKQMTFTGNNNQYAVVKNKISNPFDAIAVRIVPIEFSGRIALRVELYGCDIK, from the exons ATGATGATTATATTTACAG GTGGCTGCTCACAACTTGCTCTTTTGGAAGCTGCGACTTTAGTGTTCCTGAGCATACATTGCTGGCAAAGGACCGCTGGAGATGATGCGTGCAGGATCACAAGATCAGTGTCTGAGTTTGCGCTATCTGAACACGTTATCTTTTCACTTCGAGGAAAAAGACTGGCAAGTTGTGTGGCAACCTGTGATCGCGATGCAAGATGCTTGAGCATAAACTATTATGCAACTTTGAAAAGATGTGACTttaacgacaaaacggctgaATTGTATCCCAGCGACTTGAAGCCAACAGAAGGTGCTGTGTATATTACTATGGTGTCACGTGACTACAAGCAAAGCCCGCCATGTGTGGGGGTTTGCCTACCTATCACGGCAGGAAGCTTAGTAAGAGGATGCCGCTGTACAGAAAATGCGATAGGCCTCAATGATT CTTGTTCAAAACCACTGGGAATGGAAGACGGTTCAATCAAAGACCAGATGATAAGTGTATCGTCCACACATTCAACCTCAAAAAAAGCCTGGGGAAGACTTCATAACACAAAGGGAAGCTGGACTCCAAACGACGACAACACACTGCAGTGGTTCCAAGTGAACTTTCAACCAGAAGTGAAAAGAATCATGCAAATCGCCACACAAGGAAACGGGAACAGCCATTATTGGGTGAAAAAATATTACATCATGTTTCAGAAGCAAGGAGCTCCAAATCTCGAAAGATATGTGGAAAGCAACAAACAGATG ACCTTTACTGGAAATAACAACCAATATGCTGTGGTAAAGAACAAGATATCAAACCCTTTTGATGCCATTGCAGTTCGAATTGTACCAATAGAATTTTCTGGAAGAATTGCTTTACGAGTTGAACTCTACGGGTGTGATATCAAGTGA